From a region of the Geothrix sp. 21YS21S-2 genome:
- the rfbH gene encoding lipopolysaccharide biosynthesis protein RfbH produces the protein MNRDEFMTERLAQLRQEILERTRELIRLREAPKPFVPGETTVPYAGRVFDEEEVAAGVSSMLDFWLTLGPEGAAFENEFAQMLGVSRTLLVNSGSSANLVALSALTSHKLGERRIQPGDEVITVAAGFPTTVAPMIQCQTIPVFVDNDPLTGNVRVECLEDAYVPGKTKAVMIAHTLGNPFDLGEVVRFCKEKGLWLIEDNCDSLGSRYGEALTGTFGDLSTQSFYPPHHLTLGEGGAVNVRTEPLLKLVAESIRDWGRDCWCPSGKDNTCKRRFEWQLGDLPQGYDHKYIYSHLGYNLKPLDPQAAIGRQQLKKLPAFIQSRIDNWAYLRHGLMDLDDVIDFTLPTHANGWSESGFQWTPGKPVTAPSWFGFMMLVRPGSPVTRTGLACALDQARIGNRMLFGGNLVRQPAFVQLASDSGGRAFRVVGDLAGADRIMNDSIFVGTYPGLRREHLDHIIATVRRAFGRI, from the coding sequence ATGAACAGGGATGAATTTATGACCGAACGACTTGCCCAACTCCGACAGGAAATCCTGGAACGCACCCGGGAACTCATCCGTCTTCGCGAAGCCCCAAAGCCCTTCGTCCCTGGCGAAACCACCGTCCCCTATGCCGGCCGGGTATTCGACGAGGAGGAGGTCGCCGCCGGCGTATCCTCGATGCTCGATTTCTGGCTTACCCTCGGTCCGGAAGGGGCGGCCTTCGAGAATGAATTCGCGCAGATGCTCGGGGTCTCCAGGACCCTGCTCGTGAATTCCGGAAGCTCCGCCAATCTGGTGGCCCTGTCGGCCCTGACCAGCCACAAGCTGGGGGAGCGCCGGATCCAGCCGGGGGACGAGGTCATCACCGTGGCCGCAGGATTCCCAACCACCGTCGCACCGATGATCCAGTGCCAGACGATCCCTGTCTTCGTGGACAACGATCCCCTTACGGGCAATGTCCGGGTGGAGTGCCTCGAGGACGCCTACGTCCCAGGAAAGACCAAGGCCGTGATGATCGCCCATACCCTGGGCAACCCCTTCGATCTGGGTGAAGTTGTCCGGTTCTGCAAGGAGAAGGGCCTCTGGCTCATCGAGGACAATTGCGACAGCCTGGGCAGCCGCTACGGGGAGGCCCTGACGGGCACCTTTGGCGATCTCTCGACCCAGAGCTTCTATCCGCCCCACCACCTAACGCTTGGCGAAGGGGGGGCCGTGAACGTCAGGACTGAACCCCTGCTCAAGCTGGTGGCCGAGAGCATCCGCGACTGGGGACGGGACTGCTGGTGTCCTTCCGGCAAGGACAACACCTGCAAGCGCCGCTTCGAATGGCAGCTGGGAGATCTCCCCCAGGGCTACGATCACAAATATATATACAGCCACCTCGGGTACAACCTGAAACCCCTCGATCCCCAGGCCGCCATCGGTCGCCAGCAGCTCAAGAAGCTGCCGGCCTTCATCCAGAGCCGGATCGACAACTGGGCCTACCTGCGGCACGGGCTGATGGACCTTGATGATGTCATTGATTTCACCCTGCCCACCCATGCGAACGGATGGAGCGAAAGCGGCTTCCAGTGGACCCCCGGGAAGCCCGTGACCGCCCCCAGCTGGTTCGGCTTCATGATGCTGGTGCGTCCCGGCAGCCCTGTCACCCGGACGGGCCTGGCCTGCGCCCTCGACCAGGCCAGGATCGGCAATCGCATGCTTTTCGGAGGGAATCTGGTCAGGCAGCCCGCCTTCGTACAGCTTGCCAGCGACAGCGGTGGCCGCGCCTTCAGGGTTGTAGGCGACTTGGCTGGAGCGGATCGGATCATGAACGATTCGATTTTCGTGGGTACCTACCCCGGTTTGCGGCGGGAACACCTTGACCATATCATTGCGACTGTCCGAAGGGCTTTTGGGCGAATCTAG
- a CDS encoding inositol monophosphatase yields the protein MTIQFERESLAALRSVASSEELMEEPIERVVTGTKGSMRDIVTNLDTMIEKHICAVLMETAYPILSEEAYTPDAELPPMDAPFWVVDPIDGTVNFASGMPYYAVSVGLWDGTGFGVGAVSMPAFKEIFFTHGNEAAFLNGKHLKAQPSTLQDALIGVSLPGRMQPGGPPHYEIFARVNESSRGCLRLGSAAALLCLTACGRLQGAYGFNAKLWDVGGGLAIASRAGCEVWTRFHPGHATLDYLVTAPGVLEPLMALVLPDPSTLGAKS from the coding sequence ATGACCATCCAGTTTGAAAGGGAGTCCCTGGCCGCTCTCCGGTCGGTGGCCTCCAGCGAGGAACTCATGGAGGAGCCCATCGAGCGCGTGGTGACCGGCACCAAGGGCTCCATGCGGGATATCGTCACCAACCTCGACACGATGATCGAAAAGCATATCTGTGCAGTCCTGATGGAAACGGCCTACCCGATCCTCAGCGAGGAGGCCTACACGCCAGATGCTGAACTTCCCCCCATGGACGCGCCCTTCTGGGTGGTGGACCCCATCGACGGCACGGTGAACTTCGCCAGCGGCATGCCCTACTACGCCGTTTCCGTGGGGCTCTGGGACGGCACCGGCTTCGGCGTGGGCGCGGTCTCCATGCCGGCCTTCAAGGAAATCTTCTTCACTCACGGCAACGAGGCGGCCTTCCTCAACGGTAAGCACCTGAAGGCCCAGCCCAGCACCCTGCAGGATGCCCTGATCGGCGTGAGCCTGCCAGGTCGAATGCAGCCGGGCGGCCCCCCCCATTACGAGATCTTCGCCCGGGTCAACGAGAGCAGTCGCGGGTGCCTGCGCCTGGGTTCCGCCGCGGCACTGCTCTGCCTTACCGCATGTGGCCGGCTCCAGGGTGCCTACGGATTCAACGCAAAACTTTGGGACGTGGGTGGCGGCTTGGCCATCGCTTCCCGCGCCGGCTGCGAAGTCTGGACGCGGTTCCACCCCGGGCATGCCACCCTCGACTACCTTGTCACTGCGCCAGGTGTCCTGGAACCACTGATGGCACTTGTTCTACCGGATCCTTCTACCTTGGGAGCGAAATCATGA
- a CDS encoding UxaA family hydrolase: protein MLNEISDLVQLNPLDNVAVVIRPEGLETGDPWTSGDLRGVVAMAIPSGHKIAVRAVGVGEPILKYGMPIAVATRPIQAGEHVHVHNAAMPEDHFRETSVPITSAKESGWADLPGTYLGYRRKGRPNGTRNYIVVAATVNCSATVVKLVCRHFQGQDLRARGIHGIIPLTHGSGCAQTIGGGAYQTLNRTLAGSIFHPNVVGAVVIGLGCEGTTFQSICASRSGDASWEDFPLERMDIQECGGTGPAVAKGIELVAEMLDHLPVLEREELPVSDLRLALNCGGSDAFSGLTANPALGVVSDILAFKGGTVALAEIPECHGAEGLLIQRAASPQVREDLLRVFDWWRAYSQRHGVTLNDNLSPGNIRGGITTIVEKSLGAVAKSGSSPLTQVVDYALPVMGPGFVLMNTPGFDPVSVTGLVAGGCNLVAFTTGRGSVYGCAQAPTLKIATNSSLAARLAGDIDFDAGRVVEHGETAQVGAEIYHQLIRVASGETTSSERLGLGWEEFVPWAIGETL, encoded by the coding sequence ATGCTCAATGAAATTTCGGATTTGGTTCAACTGAATCCACTCGATAATGTTGCCGTCGTGATCCGCCCCGAGGGGCTGGAAACGGGGGACCCTTGGACCAGCGGGGACCTCAGGGGCGTTGTTGCCATGGCCATCCCGTCCGGCCACAAAATAGCCGTGCGCGCCGTCGGGGTGGGGGAACCCATCCTGAAATATGGAATGCCCATCGCCGTTGCCACCAGGCCGATCCAGGCCGGCGAGCATGTTCATGTGCACAACGCCGCCATGCCCGAGGATCATTTCCGGGAAACCTCGGTGCCAATCACATCCGCCAAGGAGTCCGGCTGGGCCGACCTCCCGGGAACCTACCTTGGATACCGGCGAAAGGGGAGGCCCAACGGCACGAGGAACTACATCGTAGTTGCGGCCACGGTCAATTGCTCGGCCACGGTGGTCAAACTGGTCTGCCGCCATTTCCAGGGTCAGGATCTCCGGGCCCGGGGTATCCACGGGATCATTCCCTTGACCCATGGCAGCGGCTGCGCACAGACAATCGGTGGTGGTGCTTACCAAACTCTCAACCGCACCCTCGCAGGTTCCATCTTCCACCCCAACGTGGTCGGAGCGGTCGTAATCGGCCTGGGTTGCGAGGGAACGACCTTCCAGAGCATCTGCGCGTCCAGGAGCGGCGATGCATCCTGGGAAGATTTTCCACTGGAACGCATGGACATCCAGGAGTGTGGCGGAACCGGGCCCGCGGTGGCGAAGGGGATCGAGCTGGTGGCGGAAATGCTGGACCATCTGCCGGTTCTCGAACGGGAGGAACTGCCCGTCAGCGATCTGAGGCTTGCGCTCAATTGCGGCGGCAGTGACGCGTTCAGCGGTCTTACCGCCAACCCGGCCCTCGGGGTGGTCAGCGATATCCTGGCCTTCAAGGGAGGCACAGTCGCCCTGGCGGAAATTCCGGAGTGCCACGGAGCGGAAGGCCTGCTCATTCAGCGGGCAGCCAGCCCCCAGGTCCGGGAGGACCTGCTCCGGGTCTTCGACTGGTGGCGGGCCTACTCCCAGCGCCACGGCGTCACCCTGAACGACAACCTCTCCCCCGGAAATATCCGTGGGGGCATCACGACGATCGTCGAGAAGAGCCTGGGCGCGGTTGCCAAGTCCGGGTCCAGCCCCCTGACGCAGGTGGTGGATTACGCCCTGCCCGTGATGGGGCCTGGGTTCGTCCTGATGAACACGCCGGGTTTTGACCCCGTTTCCGTGACCGGTCTGGTCGCAGGCGGTTGCAATCTTGTGGCCTTCACCACGGGGAGGGGATCCGTCTATGGGTGCGCCCAGGCGCCGACCCTGAAGATCGCGACTAATAGCTCCCTGGCAGCGCGTCTGGCGGGGGATATCGATTTTGATGCCGGCCGGGTGGTGGAGCATGGGGAGACGGCCCAGGTGGGTGCGGAGATCTATCACCAACTCATCCGGGTCGCGAGCGGGGAGACCACCTCCAGCGAACGGCTGGGCCTCGGTTGGGAAGAATTTGTGCCATGGGCGATCGGAGAGACCTTATGA
- a CDS encoding thiamine pyrophosphate-binding protein, which produces MMKLSSYVASFLAAHGARHIFAISGAGNVHLLEGVDDHPDLTYVCPHHEQAGVMAAIAYHRLSDRMGVMMTTGGPGAVNAISGVLDAWADSFPCLIISGQEKSAWAREDNPLRMWGVQGTNIAKMVSGITKYSAMITDPSTIRWHLEKAWHLASSGRPGPVWLDIPTDIQAAQVDENLLEGYARPVAEAVDFGPHMARVRELIGNAKRPVLWLGHGIRLAGALGKLDAFLDHLPFPFLTSWNGADMVPSSHPRHFGHAGVYGQRCGNFVLQNSDLVIAIGTRLAIPQVGYEWSEFARGAQVAVVDIDGTELGKLPESDRFLKIHADAGQFLDAIRESIPAQPEPASWLAQCCDWEGRYPLVEPELHVQSTGRLNSYRFAQALVEELAEDDVVVTDMGAALTTTHQAITLKAGQRLVTSTGLGEMGFGLPGAIGAAFGKGGRVILLAGDGSTMMNVQELQTIFHHQLPIKIFLYANDGYLTIRQTQRALFGEHLVASGSASGVTCPDFAKVAEAFGIPSLRLSDPAEVSAMIARTLATPGPVLCQVSLDPEQILGPKLSLAVRPDGTLVSPPLEDLAPFLPRAVLRKEMLVGLHPKSQALD; this is translated from the coding sequence ATGATGAAACTCAGCAGCTACGTGGCCTCGTTTCTCGCCGCCCACGGGGCGCGGCATATCTTCGCCATTTCGGGAGCGGGCAACGTCCACCTTCTGGAGGGGGTGGATGACCATCCGGACCTTACCTACGTATGCCCCCACCACGAACAGGCGGGGGTTATGGCCGCCATCGCCTACCACCGGCTTTCGGACCGGATGGGGGTGATGATGACCACCGGCGGTCCCGGTGCCGTGAATGCCATTTCTGGCGTCCTGGACGCCTGGGCGGATTCCTTTCCCTGCTTGATAATCTCGGGCCAGGAGAAGAGTGCCTGGGCCCGTGAGGACAACCCGCTGCGGATGTGGGGCGTGCAGGGCACGAACATTGCGAAGATGGTTTCGGGTATCACCAAATACAGCGCAATGATCACCGACCCGTCCACGATCCGGTGGCACCTGGAAAAGGCTTGGCATCTGGCCAGTTCGGGTCGCCCCGGCCCCGTGTGGCTGGACATCCCCACGGATATCCAGGCTGCGCAGGTCGACGAGAACCTCCTGGAGGGGTATGCCCGTCCCGTTGCCGAGGCGGTGGATTTCGGCCCGCACATGGCGCGGGTGCGGGAACTCATCGGCAACGCAAAGCGGCCGGTCCTTTGGCTGGGTCACGGGATCCGGCTGGCGGGCGCCCTGGGGAAGCTGGACGCGTTCCTTGACCATCTGCCCTTCCCCTTCCTGACCTCCTGGAACGGGGCGGACATGGTGCCTTCCTCCCATCCCCGCCACTTCGGCCATGCCGGTGTCTATGGGCAGCGCTGCGGGAACTTCGTCCTGCAGAATTCGGATCTGGTGATCGCCATCGGCACCCGGCTGGCCATTCCCCAGGTTGGCTATGAATGGAGCGAGTTCGCGCGCGGGGCCCAGGTCGCCGTGGTGGACATCGATGGCACGGAACTCGGCAAACTGCCCGAGAGCGACCGGTTCCTCAAGATCCACGCGGATGCCGGGCAGTTCCTGGATGCGATCCGGGAGTCCATCCCCGCCCAGCCGGAGCCGGCCTCCTGGTTGGCCCAGTGCTGCGACTGGGAGGGGCGCTACCCCCTTGTGGAACCGGAACTCCATGTGCAGTCGACCGGGCGTCTCAATTCCTACCGGTTCGCGCAAGCGCTGGTCGAAGAGCTGGCCGAAGACGATGTTGTCGTCACGGACATGGGGGCCGCCCTCACCACCACCCATCAGGCCATCACCCTCAAAGCCGGTCAACGGCTGGTCACCTCCACCGGCCTGGGCGAAATGGGGTTCGGCCTTCCAGGCGCCATTGGTGCGGCCTTCGGCAAAGGGGGCCGCGTGATCCTCCTGGCCGGGGACGGTTCGACCATGATGAATGTCCAGGAACTCCAGACCATCTTCCACCACCAGCTCCCCATCAAGATCTTCCTGTACGCCAACGACGGCTACCTGACGATCCGGCAGACCCAGCGGGCCCTGTTCGGCGAGCATCTGGTGGCGAGCGGCTCGGCCAGTGGCGTGACCTGCCCTGATTTCGCGAAGGTGGCGGAAGCTTTCGGGATCCCGAGCCTCCGCCTGTCGGACCCCGCCGAGGTGTCGGCAATGATCGCCCGGACCCTCGCGACGCCCGGGCCTGTACTCTGCCAAGTCTCCCTCGACCCCGAGCAGATTCTCGGGCCCAAGCTCTCCCTGGCCGTTCGGCCCGACGGAACCCTGGTCTCACCCCCGCTCGAGGATCTGGCACCCTTCCTGCCCAGGGCAGTCCTCCGGAAGGAAATGCTGGTCGGACTGCATCCCAAGAGCCAGGCCCTGGATTGA
- a CDS encoding NAD-dependent epimerase/dehydratase family protein, producing MTPCADPNRGSRHPILEGDLDRILANSLPWEQFAGKTVLVTGAGGFLPAYLVETLLRLNETRTLAKVRVVGLVRNLKKAQERFRHHAGRSDLDLVCQDVIEPWNLEGRMDFIIHAASQASPKFFGSDPVGTLEANLLGTRRALLRAREDRTEGFLYFSSGEVYGQVDPARIPILEDAYGYLDPTNVRACYGEGKRAGEALCVAYAHQFGIPARIARPFHTYGPGMALDDGRVFADFVSNIVLGQDLVLKSEGLAVRPFCYLADATVGFFTVLLKGSTGAAYNVGNPDTEISIRDLAALLVRVFPEPQKRVVVSVQPHSHGYLESPIVRNSPDIRKLRALGWNPTTGLVDGFTRTVNSFLNPSNQAT from the coding sequence ATGACGCCTTGCGCTGATCCGAACCGGGGTTCACGCCACCCCATCCTGGAGGGGGACCTGGACCGGATCCTGGCTAACTCCCTGCCCTGGGAGCAGTTCGCAGGCAAGACGGTCCTTGTCACGGGGGCTGGAGGCTTCCTGCCTGCCTACCTGGTGGAAACGCTTCTGCGGCTTAATGAGACCCGCACCCTGGCGAAGGTCCGTGTGGTGGGCCTGGTTCGCAACCTGAAGAAAGCCCAGGAGCGTTTCCGGCATCACGCCGGACGGAGCGACCTGGACTTGGTGTGCCAGGACGTCATCGAACCCTGGAATTTGGAAGGACGCATGGATTTCATCATCCATGCCGCCAGCCAAGCCAGTCCGAAGTTCTTTGGCAGTGACCCGGTGGGCACCCTGGAGGCGAACCTCCTGGGAACCCGCCGCGCGCTGCTGCGTGCCAGGGAGGACAGAACCGAAGGCTTCCTCTACTTCAGTTCCGGGGAAGTTTATGGTCAGGTGGACCCCGCCAGGATCCCCATCCTCGAGGATGCCTACGGGTATCTGGACCCCACGAACGTTCGGGCCTGCTATGGAGAAGGCAAACGGGCCGGCGAAGCCCTTTGTGTGGCCTATGCCCACCAGTTCGGCATCCCCGCCCGGATCGCAAGGCCATTCCATACCTATGGGCCGGGTATGGCCTTGGACGATGGGCGGGTCTTCGCGGATTTCGTCTCCAACATCGTCCTGGGTCAGGACCTTGTGCTGAAGAGTGAAGGTTTGGCCGTTCGTCCGTTCTGCTACTTGGCGGATGCCACGGTGGGCTTCTTCACGGTACTCCTGAAAGGATCGACCGGGGCCGCATACAATGTGGGCAACCCCGACACTGAGATCAGCATTCGGGACCTCGCGGCCCTCTTGGTCCGGGTTTTCCCTGAACCCCAAAAGCGAGTTGTTGTATCGGTCCAACCGCACTCCCATGGCTATCTCGAAAGTCCGATCGTCCGCAACTCTCCGGATATCAGGAAACTGCGGGCACTAGGCTGGAACCCCACGACAGGCCTGGTGGATGGCTTCACGCGGACTGTGAATTCCTTTTTAAATCCTTCGAATCAGGCCACATGA
- a CDS encoding HpcH/HpaI aldolase/citrate lyase family protein, whose protein sequence is MEEAKTWLAAKPHRIGPFLRIPRPELVEMLGMAGFDFAILDLEHGPTAPADVYPLILAAERRGLRLLARIPALQESYFKWLLDLGVGGIQVPHVKCREDAERAVAYGMFAPGGERGMCRFVRAAEFSNIPKEDYIAEANRNRLLVLQIEGKEGLDHLTEIIEVPGIDVIFVGPYDLSQSLGLIGQIWHPEVVKAVEEVITLCGNKGVEVGVFTDTPEGLAHWKKLGVKYLAYRVETEILLNAFKSTLTDAHDALR, encoded by the coding sequence ATGGAAGAAGCAAAGACCTGGCTGGCCGCCAAACCGCACCGAATTGGCCCCTTCCTGCGCATCCCGCGCCCCGAGTTGGTGGAAATGCTGGGTATGGCCGGTTTCGATTTCGCAATCCTGGATCTGGAACACGGCCCTACCGCTCCCGCGGACGTTTATCCCCTGATCCTGGCCGCCGAGCGGCGAGGGTTAAGGCTCCTCGCCCGAATCCCAGCCCTTCAGGAATCCTATTTCAAGTGGCTGTTGGATCTGGGCGTCGGCGGCATTCAGGTTCCGCATGTCAAGTGTCGGGAAGATGCGGAACGGGCCGTGGCCTACGGCATGTTCGCACCGGGCGGCGAGCGGGGTATGTGCCGGTTCGTGAGGGCCGCCGAGTTCTCCAATATCCCCAAGGAGGACTACATCGCCGAGGCCAATCGAAACCGGTTGCTCGTCCTCCAGATCGAAGGGAAGGAGGGGCTCGACCACCTGACCGAGATCATCGAGGTGCCGGGAATCGATGTGATCTTCGTGGGTCCCTATGACCTCAGCCAGTCGCTCGGCCTGATCGGCCAGATTTGGCACCCCGAGGTGGTCAAGGCGGTGGAGGAGGTCATCACCCTTTGTGGCAACAAGGGCGTCGAGGTCGGTGTCTTCACCGATACCCCGGAAGGGCTGGCCCATTGGAAGAAACTGGGCGTGAAATACCTTGCCTACCGGGTGGAGACCGAGATCCTCCTCAACGCATTCAAGAGCACCCTTACCGACGCCCATGACGCCTTGCGCTGA